Genomic DNA from Jonesia denitrificans DSM 20603:
CTCGACATTGCACCAGAGCGCATTGCGCAACGTGGACGCCTCGAACCAGGAAAAATGTTCCTCGTGGACACCGCTGCAGGTCGCATCATTCCTGACGAAGAGATCAAAACTGAAGTTGCTTCAGAAAACCCTTATGCGCAGTGGGTCAAGGATCACGCGATTCGACTCGATGAATTGCCTGACCGTGAACATGTCACCCATTCCTCTGCGTCGGTGGAACGCCGGCAACGCGCATTTGGGTACACCCATGAAGAGCTCAAAATCCTGTTGACTCCTATGGCAGAAACAGGCGCTGAACCGCTGGGGGCGATGGGCTCTGATACCCCCATCGCGGTGCTGTCAACTCGCCCGCGTTTGCTTTTCGATTACTTCACTCAAATGTTTGCACAAGTCACCAACCCGCCACTGGACTCCATCCGCGAACAACTAGTGACGTCAATTGGTGGGGCAATCGGGCCCGAGCCGAACCTGTTGGAGTCCACCCCCCTTCACGCGCGCAAGCTCATTTTGTCATTTCCCGTGATCTCCAACGATGACTTGGCGAAAATCATCCACATCAATCGCGCGTCACACCCAGGTGCTCAGTTCACCTCAATGACTGTACGGGGTCTATACCGCGTCCATGATGGTGCTCAAGGGCTTGAGTCTCGACTGGCAGAGATCTTCCGTGAGGTTGATGAAGCTGTTGCAGGCGGAGTCAGTTTCATCGTGTTGTCAGACCGTAACAGTTACTCTGAGTACGCACCTATCCCGTCACTTTTGTTGCTGTCTGCTGTGCATCACCATCTTGTCCGACGGCAAACGCGCACTCAAGTGTCGTTGATCGTTGAGGCGGGGGACGTTCGTGAGGTGCATCATGTTGCGTTGCTCATTGGCTATGGGGCAGCTGCAGTTAACCCTTATCTTGCTATGGAGAGTGTCGAAGAACTAGCACGGACCAACCAGCTCTCTGTCGCCCCAGACGTTGCCGTAGCGAACCTCATTACGGCACTGGGCAAAGGGGTTCTCAAAGTGATGTCTAAGATGGGAATCTCGACAATTTCGTCCTACCGTGGTGCACAAGTATTTGAAGCAGTGGGATTGTCCCAACAGCTCATTGACGATTACTTCACGGGAACCACCTCGCGTCTGGGCGGAATCTCACTTGCCGATGTTGCCCGCGAATCCGAAGCACGCCACCGCGATGCATACCCACTGTCGGGAAGCCCACAACCACATCGCACCTTGCGTGTCGGCGGTGAATACCAGTGGCGGCGCGAAGGTGAAGAGCACCTCTTTGATCCAGAGACCGTGTTTGCGTTGCAGCACGCGACTCGAACAAAACGTTTCGACATCTTTCGCAAGTACACAGGGCGCGTCAATGAGCAAACCCAGCGTCTGATGACAATTCGTGGACTGCTTGAGTTTGCTCCCACACGGCCAGCCGTTCCTCTCGACGAGGTGGAGCCGATCAGCTCTATTGTCACCCGCTTCAATACCGGTGCGATGTCCTACGGATCTATCTCTCAAGAAACCCACGAAACGCTTGCTATCGCGATGAACCAACTGGGAGGACGTTCCAATACGGGCGAGGGCGGCGAGCATCCTGAACGCCTTTATGACCCTCAACGCCGTTCACGAGTCAAGCAGATTGCTTCAGGACGCTTTGGTGTGACCTCTGAGTACTTGGTGAACGCGGATGATATCCAAATCAAGCTGGCACAAGGTGCGAAGCCAGGAGAAGGAGGACAACTCCCAGGGAATAAGGTGTACCCCTGGGTTGCTGAAACCCGTCACTCAACCCCCGGGGTGGGGCTCATTTCACCGCCACCCCACCACGATATCTACTCCATTGAAGATCTTGCTCAACTTATTCATGACGCGAAGAGCGCTAACCCGCGAGCGCGTATTCATGTGAAGTTGGTGTCGGAGCATGGGGTGGGCACTGTTGCTGCTGGTGTGTCGAAGGCACATGCGGATGTGGTGTTGATTTCTGGTCATGATGGGGGGACTGGTGCGAGTCCGTTGACGTCGTTGAAGCATGCGGGTACTCCGTGGGAGTTGGGGCTTGCGGAGACGCATCAGACTCTTGTGCTCAATGATTTGCGTGATCGGATTACGGTGCAGGTTGATGGTCAGTTGAAGACTGGTCGTGATGTGGTGATTGCTGCGCTTCTTGGTGCGGAGGAGTTTGGTTTTGCGACGGCTCCGATGGTGGTGTCTGGGTGCATCATGATGCGGGTGTGTCATTTGGATACGTGTCCTGTTGGGGTGGCGACGCAGAATCCGGAGTTGCGTGAGCGGTTTACTGGCAAGCCTGAGTTTGTGGTGAATTTTTTTGAGTTCATTGCGCAGGAGGTTCGTGAGCTGTTGGCGGAGTTGGGGTTCCGGAGTATTGATGAGGCTATTGGTCATGTTGAGGCGTTGCGGGTGAATGGTGAGGCTGGGCATGTGAAGACGTTGGGGCTTGATTTTTCTCCGATTCTTGCTCCTTCTGTGCCGCTTCCTGGTAGTGATGTGAAGAAGCGTGTTGAGCAGGATCATGGTCTTGCTGATGCGTTGGATGTGGAGTTGATTGCGGGGGCGGAGCCTGCTCTTGAGCGTGGTGAGCCGGTTGTGTTGTCTGCTCGGGTGCGTAATGTGCATCGGACTGTGGGGACGATTCTGGGTTATGAGGTGACGCGTCGGTATCGGGGTGAGGGTTTGCCTGAGGGGACGATTGTGGTGAATCTTGTGGGTACTGCGGGGCAGTCGTTGGGTGCTTTTTTGCCGCGTGGTGTGGATCTTCGTGTGGTGGGGGAGGCCAATGATTATGTGGCGAAGGGGTTGTCTGGTGGGACTGTTGTCGTGAGTTGTCCTGCTGATGCTGGTCATGGGGCTGAGGGCAATGTGATTGCGGGGAACGTGGTTGGGTATGGTGCGACGTCGGGGAAGGTGTTTATTAACGGGCGTAGTGGTGAGCGGTTTGCGGTGCGTAATTCGGGTGCGTCTCTTGTTGTGGAGGGTATTGGGGACCACGGGTTGGAGTACATGACTGGTGGTGAGGTGTTGATTGTGGGGCCGACTGGGCGCAATTTGGGTGCAGGGATGTCGGGTGGTGTGGCGTGGGTGTTGGATCTTGATTCGTCGTGTGTGAATCCTGCTGCGGTGGACAGTGGTGAGTTGTTGTTGGAGGGGCTTGATGAGGGGGATGCTGCTCGGGTGGTTGCTTTGCTTGAGGAGCATGTTCGGTTGACGGGTTCTGTGATGGCGTCAACTTTGCTTGCGGATGTGCCTGCGTCGTTGGGTCGGTTCACGAAGGTTGTTCCGCGGGACTTTGTTCGGATGCGGGCGGCGTTGGATCAGGCTCGTGTTGCTGGTCTTGATTTTTCTGCTCCTGGTGTGTGGGACGAATTGTTGGAGGTGGCTCGTGGCTGATCCACGTGGGTTTTTGAAGGTTCGTGAGCGGGAGCTTCCTGGATATCGTCCGGTGAGTGTGCGGTTGATGGATTATGCGGATGTGATGGTGAAGCGTGATCCGACGTCGCCTTATTTGGCGCGGCAGGCGTCTCGTTGTATGGATTGTGGGATCCCGTTTTGTCATCAGGGGTGTCCGTTGGGAAATCTCATTCCTGATTGGAATGATTTGGTGCGGCGTGGCTTGTGGCGTGAGGCGAGTGATCGGTTGCATGCGACGAATAATTTCCCGGAGTTTACTGGGCGTGTGTGTCCTGCTCCGTGTGAGGACAGTTGTGTGTTGGGGATTAGTCAGCCTGCGGTGACGATCAAGAATATTGAAGTGTCGATTGTTGATGAGGCTTTTCGGCAGGGTTTTTTGCCTCCTGTTGTTCCTGAGCGGTTGTCGGGGAAGACGGTGGCTGTTATTGGGTCTGGGCCGGCTGGGTTGGCTGCGGCGCAGCAGTTGACTCGTTCTGGTCATACGGTGGTGGTGTTTGAGCGGGATGAGGCTGTGGGTGGGCTTCTTCGGTTTGGGATTCCTGATTTCAAGTTGGAAAAGCACCATATTGATCGCCGTATTGAGCAGATGGTTGCTGAGGGGACACGTTTTCGGGTGTCGACCCAGGTGGGTGTGGATGTGTCGTGGGCTGAGGTCTATGAGACGTTTGATGCGGTGGTGGTGGCGACGGGGGCTCCGGTTCCTCGTGATTTGCCGTTGCCGGGTCGTGATTTGGGTGGGATTCATTTCGCGATGGATTATCTTGTGCGTTCGAATAGGCAGTGTCGTGGCTCTGAGGTGAGTGACCCTATTGATGCGCGTGGTAAGCATGTCATTGTTATTGGGGGTGGGGACACGGGGTCTGACTGTATTGGGACGGCGTTACGTCAGGGTGCTGCGAGTGTGACGAACCTGGCAATTGGTGTGGAGCCTCCCAAGGTGCGTCCGGAGAGTGAACCGTGGCCGGTGACGCCACGCCTGTTTGAGGTCTCGAGTT
This window encodes:
- a CDS encoding glutamate synthase subunit beta; the encoded protein is MADPRGFLKVRERELPGYRPVSVRLMDYADVMVKRDPTSPYLARQASRCMDCGIPFCHQGCPLGNLIPDWNDLVRRGLWREASDRLHATNNFPEFTGRVCPAPCEDSCVLGISQPAVTIKNIEVSIVDEAFRQGFLPPVVPERLSGKTVAVIGSGPAGLAAAQQLTRSGHTVVVFERDEAVGGLLRFGIPDFKLEKHHIDRRIEQMVAEGTRFRVSTQVGVDVSWAEVYETFDAVVVATGAPVPRDLPLPGRDLGGIHFAMDYLVRSNRQCRGSEVSDPIDARGKHVIVIGGGDTGSDCIGTALRQGAASVTNLAIGVEPPKVRPESEPWPVTPRLFEVSSSHEEGGSREFLASTVEFVGSHGQVEALRVATTEYLSDGRRVPTAGTERDLPADLVLIALGFTGAETDTFVDSAALSCDKRGRIARTDEYESSMPGVFVAGDAGRGQSLIVWAIAEGRAAAASVDEYLQGGTELPRPVKASTMALRP
- the gltB gene encoding glutamate synthase large subunit, translating into MRNEHQVRSDATTLWGTRTQPIGLYNPEDEHDACGVAFVASLTGGPSHDIVEQGLTALINLDHRGAVGAEVNTGDGAGILTQIPHQFYQSVINDLPQPGAYATGLGFFATDDVLRSQEQDTVARIATEEGLCVHSWRDVPTDASSVGSMALSTMPHFAQVVVTALDSTVTGAALERLAYRLRKRTEHEAGVFFASLSSRTVTYKGMLTVEQLRPFFPDLHSPLYTSQLALVHSRFSTNTFPSWPLAQPMRMIAHNGEINTVRGNRNWMAARQGTLASPVLGDVAPLLPICTPGASDSASFDEVLELLHLGGRPLPHAVMMMIPEPWENHQHMSAERRAFYEYHSHLIEPWDGPACLTFTDGTLIGAVLDRNGLRPGRFWVTHDGLVVLASEAGVLDIAPERIAQRGRLEPGKMFLVDTAAGRIIPDEEIKTEVASENPYAQWVKDHAIRLDELPDREHVTHSSASVERRQRAFGYTHEELKILLTPMAETGAEPLGAMGSDTPIAVLSTRPRLLFDYFTQMFAQVTNPPLDSIREQLVTSIGGAIGPEPNLLESTPLHARKLILSFPVISNDDLAKIIHINRASHPGAQFTSMTVRGLYRVHDGAQGLESRLAEIFREVDEAVAGGVSFIVLSDRNSYSEYAPIPSLLLLSAVHHHLVRRQTRTQVSLIVEAGDVREVHHVALLIGYGAAAVNPYLAMESVEELARTNQLSVAPDVAVANLITALGKGVLKVMSKMGISTISSYRGAQVFEAVGLSQQLIDDYFTGTTSRLGGISLADVARESEARHRDAYPLSGSPQPHRTLRVGGEYQWRREGEEHLFDPETVFALQHATRTKRFDIFRKYTGRVNEQTQRLMTIRGLLEFAPTRPAVPLDEVEPISSIVTRFNTGAMSYGSISQETHETLAIAMNQLGGRSNTGEGGEHPERLYDPQRRSRVKQIASGRFGVTSEYLVNADDIQIKLAQGAKPGEGGQLPGNKVYPWVAETRHSTPGVGLISPPPHHDIYSIEDLAQLIHDAKSANPRARIHVKLVSEHGVGTVAAGVSKAHADVVLISGHDGGTGASPLTSLKHAGTPWELGLAETHQTLVLNDLRDRITVQVDGQLKTGRDVVIAALLGAEEFGFATAPMVVSGCIMMRVCHLDTCPVGVATQNPELRERFTGKPEFVVNFFEFIAQEVRELLAELGFRSIDEAIGHVEALRVNGEAGHVKTLGLDFSPILAPSVPLPGSDVKKRVEQDHGLADALDVELIAGAEPALERGEPVVLSARVRNVHRTVGTILGYEVTRRYRGEGLPEGTIVVNLVGTAGQSLGAFLPRGVDLRVVGEANDYVAKGLSGGTVVVSCPADAGHGAEGNVIAGNVVGYGATSGKVFINGRSGERFAVRNSGASLVVEGIGDHGLEYMTGGEVLIVGPTGRNLGAGMSGGVAWVLDLDSSCVNPAAVDSGELLLEGLDEGDAARVVALLEEHVRLTGSVMASTLLADVPASLGRFTKVVPRDFVRMRAALDQARVAGLDFSAPGVWDELLEVARG